The Pseudobacteriovorax antillogorgiicola genome segment ACACGGTCTTATCTTAAAACTATCGTTGAATACTTCATTGGCATCAAGTGCCTTGGTCAGGCTATTTTCGCAAAATCTCCTTATTCTGATTTTCATTGTGATCATCGCTGCGTTTCTCATCAGTCGCACTGGTTTTAGCCTCATCGTCGCTCCTCACATCGAACTGAACAGAGAGAAGGAAAGAGCGGAAAATGCTGAGAAGGTAAAAAGCGAGTTCCTTGCAAACATGTCCCATGAAATCAGAACCCCTTTGAATGGTATTCTAGGCATGGTAGAGTCATTGCAGGACACTCCGCTACAAGCCTCACAACAACGCATGCTTAAATTGATTTCTGTCTCTGGTGAAGCTTTGCTCACCATTATCAACGACATTCTTGATCTATCTAAAATCGAGAGCGGAAAGTTGCAGCTAGAGGCGCGGCCTTTCCCTTTCAAAGAGCTGATTGAATCGTGCAAGCACCTACTCGAGCTAAAGGCACAAGAAGGTCAAAATACCATCACTCTATCGATCGCGCCTGAAGTCCCTGATTTTATAGTGGGCGACGAGGTTCGCATGCGGCAAGTCATTTTCAATCTTCTTTCCAATGCGATCAAATTCACTGAAAACGGCGAAATTTTAGTGACCTGCAAAGTATACGAGAAAGCGGATGCCTCCAAAAATCTCTCTGTGTCGGTAAAAGATACGGGAATTGGAATTTCTGAGGCCAATCAGGCGAAGCTATTTGAAGCTTTCACCCAGGCAGATACGTCTACAACTCGAAAGTTTGGCGGAACCGGCCTCGGTCTCTCCATCTGCTATAAGCTGGTAAAACTCATGGGTGGTCAGATTTTTTTACAGAGTGATCTTGGCAAAGGCAGTGAATTCACCTTTCTCATACCTTTAAAAGAGGCTCAAGCACCAATACAAGACCAAATCCCTAGCGAGAAATTGGCTAGGAACTCAAACCAGGTACTTCCTCCGGACTTAAAAATTCTTGTCGTGGAAGATAATAAAATCAACCAAGAGCTAGCTGTAAGTATATTTGATAGACTTGGCTATAAGATCCATCTTGCAGAGAACGGCATTGAAGCGGTGGAAAAAGTATCCCAACAAAGCTTCGATGTGGTTTTCATGGATATGCAAATGCCCAAGCTGGATGGAGTTGAGGCCACGAAACAGATTGTGGCGGCACTAGGCGAGACCCGTCCCCCGATTATTGCCCTAACTGCTAACGCTTTTGAGCAGGATCGAAGGCGCGCAATCGAAGCAGGAATGGTTGGCTTCATCACAAAACCTTTCAAGAAGAAGATGATCATTCAGGCGATCCTAGATCACGTCAGACCAGCTGACAATCACGTAGAAGCGACCCCCTTAAGAAGTAACCAATGAGCGTTCAAAGGTCGTCACGCTGAATTTGACAAGATTTGAGGCTCGTCGAGAAGCCTGTGGAAGACCTGTTTGTTGTGGCTCGCTCCACGAAGAATCAAACCATGATCCTGGAGTGTGAGAACTTGAAACTGATCACGAACTCGGTTCGGTAGGCTATTGTATACAAGCTCCTGGATTATCAGCAATGAACGATCCTCTTGGAGTGCCTGTGATAGCTGCGAGCGTAGCTCATTGATACGCTCTGCAACGATCAGGGCTTCTCCATAGAGTTGATACTCCACGGGTAAACCTTGGGTATAATAGCCTTCTAATTGACCTCTTGTGATGGTGATAGTGCATGATATGTGTCTTGGATAAGAGAGCCCAGTAATCAGCTCTAGAAACTTGGCATTAAACTTCTCAGCAAGGGTCAGTGCAAGTTCTGATGGCGATTGATCTTCAGAGCAGGCAAATGGAAAACCGATGGTGCAAACGAATTTGTCGCCGAACTCACTCACTCGATAAGCATCGACAACCGGCCCCTCACCAATACGATGATCCTGCCCCTCAGCGAGGATCATCCTGCTAAAGTTGCTAAATAGTTCACGAAAAATGCACTGAGCCTGTTCATGTTTTACCGAACTGGAATCGTTGATCTGAAAGATTAGACAGCAACCCGCGCCCTCCTTCACTGGCATCGTTTCTTCCAGAAGTTGCCCTC includes the following:
- a CDS encoding ATP-binding protein; the protein is MKKLTYKFIIYIFGSIFALGSCFLGLFLFNLSTSLDLVFQQQGRSEIQTFRESLKTFLRSVERSHREKAAHTEIINAVVQESVHKAYLKDLLEQFTIIDDLSQSRIYDFEGKLILETIHPDLNLQPDQWQAIETKLEPIINGKLDHVLTHIQRSDQNHVLAILHPIKYQNSIEGVLVTIGKPKFDDVFKGFLRQDLRKIEVLDSQHQLVQSFKKPEAKDESFDIEFTEAIKEHGLILKLSLNTSLASSALVRLFSQNLLILIFIVIIAAFLISRTGFSLIVAPHIELNREKERAENAEKVKSEFLANMSHEIRTPLNGILGMVESLQDTPLQASQQRMLKLISVSGEALLTIINDILDLSKIESGKLQLEARPFPFKELIESCKHLLELKAQEGQNTITLSIAPEVPDFIVGDEVRMRQVIFNLLSNAIKFTENGEILVTCKVYEKADASKNLSVSVKDTGIGISEANQAKLFEAFTQADTSTTRKFGGTGLGLSICYKLVKLMGGQIFLQSDLGKGSEFTFLIPLKEAQAPIQDQIPSEKLARNSNQVLPPDLKILVVEDNKINQELAVSIFDRLGYKIHLAENGIEAVEKVSQQSFDVVFMDMQMPKLDGVEATKQIVAALGETRPPIIALTANAFEQDRRRAIEAGMVGFITKPFKKKMIIQAILDHVRPADNHVEATPLRSNQ